From one Sphingobacteriales bacterium genomic stretch:
- a CDS encoding FkbM family methyltransferase — MNINRIISKLKASVDLFTGSSRFSYSQFAEDILIDCLFTQTLNNPYPSYLDIGANKPEAGSNTYLFYLKKCYGVCVEPDITLYQKFCAARPKDKVINAGVGIGDVKEAVFYYFPEPYTGWNTFSESEAEQKKNQTGIAYKRDKVVPFVNINDIISGHFDTCPDFVSIDVEGLDFEILKSLDFETYRPAVFCIETMEFNNMKLGKKNTQVEAYLQEKGYAVYADTYVNTIFVRKDLLTV, encoded by the coding sequence ATGAACATAAACAGAATAATTAGCAAACTTAAGGCGAGCGTGGATTTATTTACCGGAAGTTCCAGGTTCTCCTATTCTCAGTTTGCAGAAGATATTCTTATAGATTGCTTATTCACACAAACTTTAAATAATCCTTACCCGAGTTATCTGGATATAGGCGCTAATAAGCCTGAGGCAGGCAGCAATACATATCTGTTTTATCTGAAAAAATGTTATGGCGTTTGTGTGGAACCGGATATCACGCTATATCAAAAGTTCTGTGCAGCCCGTCCGAAGGATAAGGTAATCAACGCAGGCGTAGGTATTGGCGATGTCAAGGAGGCTGTGTTTTACTATTTCCCCGAACCTTATACAGGCTGGAATACGTTTTCTGAGTCGGAAGCTGAACAGAAAAAAAATCAAACAGGAATAGCTTATAAACGGGATAAGGTCGTTCCGTTTGTGAATATCAATGATATTATCTCCGGACATTTTGACACTTGTCCTGATTTTGTCTCTATCGATGTGGAGGGCCTGGACTTTGAGATTCTAAAATCACTGGATTTTGAAACATACCGGCCAGCTGTTTTTTGCATAGAAACGATGGAGTTTAATAATATGAAACTGGGTAAAAAGAATACACAGGTCGAAGCGTATCTGCAGGAAAAAGGATATGCAGTATACGCGGATACTTACGTGAACACCATTTTTGTTCGAAAAGACTTACTGACTGTATGA
- a CDS encoding FkbM family methyltransferase: protein MRGIIRRVLNKYNYEIIKQPYRGDKYPNLSKNPNEYYCETPVGNFYLPVNVEKDPVTSTIVRGKYFEEHNINIAKKYIKVGTAVLDIGANFGQMSVEFSKMTGANGKVYAFEAQNTVFDFLCKNIAANKCTNIIAKDGAVYNEIGKVLIFPEPELNQTTFSSNSINPKLSSGRKVTTFTIDSLQISEPVSFMKVDIQGSDLFAMQGAKETILKNRMPIFFEFEQQFQCQFDTTFQDYVDFVNEINYKFIDVVDGINFLIVPK from the coding sequence ATGAGAGGTATTATAAGAAGGGTTTTAAATAAATATAATTACGAAATTATAAAACAACCATACAGGGGCGATAAATATCCAAACTTATCAAAGAATCCAAATGAATATTATTGCGAGACCCCGGTAGGGAATTTTTACCTGCCCGTCAATGTCGAAAAGGATCCGGTTACGAGCACCATAGTAAGAGGAAAGTATTTTGAAGAGCACAATATCAATATAGCTAAGAAATACATAAAAGTAGGAACTGCCGTCTTGGATATTGGAGCAAACTTTGGTCAGATGTCCGTTGAGTTTTCAAAAATGACAGGAGCAAATGGAAAAGTATACGCATTTGAAGCACAGAATACAGTATTTGATTTTCTGTGTAAGAACATTGCTGCAAACAAATGCACCAACATTATAGCAAAGGATGGTGCTGTATACAATGAAATTGGCAAAGTGCTGATTTTTCCGGAGCCTGAACTAAATCAGACCACTTTCTCATCCAATTCTATAAATCCTAAGCTGTCTTCCGGAAGAAAGGTAACGACATTTACCATAGATAGCCTGCAAATCAGCGAACCAGTCAGTTTCATGAAGGTAGATATACAGGGCAGTGACTTATTTGCCATGCAGGGGGCAAAAGAGACAATATTAAAAAACCGGATGCCGATTTTCTTTGAATTTGAACAGCAATTTCAATGTCAGTTCGACACTACGTTTCAGGATTATGTCGATTTTGTCAATGAAATAAATTATAAGTTTATAGATGTGGTTGACGGGATAAATTTTTTAATCGTACCAAAGTAA
- a CDS encoding class I SAM-dependent methyltransferase produces MHIRKRTTCRVCGSGSLTPVIDLGPQYLQGSFVKPGKEMPSQRKINCSLVRCNPQVEEDACGLLQMEHSVPPEILYAAYWYRSGTNSTMRNHLKEIVDSTTSLLKKKDCTVLDIGCNDGTLLSYYPENWDKFGCDPSDVAQEVKIATVVQDIFPSAELFKVIGDKRMDVITSIAMFYDLESPVDFVKSIKKYLSPEGIWVFEMSYMPKMLEMDSYDTICHEHLEFYSLAVLEKIVSMADMKVFKISFNDINGGSIRCYATHKESGLYYSKEDHKLMNEIRQKEFDLELDTDKPYVAFQYRIERVKNELHDLLVKLKNEGKKVHIYGASTKGNTILQWCDINSMLVEYAAERNPDKYGAYTLGTNIPIISEAESRAMNPDYYLVLPWHFKEEFLEREKEALEKGTGFIFPIPTIDIYKKNKGS; encoded by the coding sequence ATGCATATTCGTAAACGGACAACCTGCCGGGTTTGCGGCTCCGGTTCTCTTACACCGGTTATTGATTTAGGTCCCCAGTATTTACAGGGCTCTTTTGTTAAACCGGGTAAGGAAATGCCTTCTCAGCGAAAAATCAACTGTTCATTAGTACGTTGTAATCCACAGGTGGAGGAAGATGCCTGCGGGTTGCTGCAGATGGAACACAGCGTGCCTCCGGAAATTTTATATGCCGCCTACTGGTACAGGAGCGGTACGAACAGTACGATGAGGAATCACCTGAAGGAAATAGTGGACAGTACGACATCACTGCTGAAAAAGAAAGACTGTACGGTGCTGGATATTGGCTGTAATGACGGAACCTTGTTAAGCTATTATCCCGAAAACTGGGATAAATTCGGCTGCGACCCTAGTGATGTGGCACAGGAGGTTAAGATTGCCACCGTTGTTCAGGACATATTTCCCTCTGCAGAATTATTCAAAGTAATAGGCGATAAAAGGATGGATGTCATTACGTCCATCGCCATGTTTTATGATTTGGAAAGTCCGGTAGATTTTGTAAAGAGTATCAAGAAATATCTGTCGCCGGAAGGGATATGGGTATTTGAAATGAGCTATATGCCTAAGATGCTGGAAATGGACAGTTATGATACCATTTGTCACGAACATCTGGAATTCTACAGCCTTGCCGTGCTGGAAAAGATTGTCAGCATGGCGGATATGAAAGTATTCAAGATTTCTTTCAATGATATCAATGGCGGCAGTATCCGTTGTTATGCCACGCACAAGGAAAGCGGTTTGTACTACAGCAAGGAAGACCATAAACTGATGAATGAAATCCGTCAGAAAGAATTCGATTTGGAACTGGATACGGATAAACCCTATGTGGCATTTCAATACCGGATTGAAAGAGTCAAGAATGAGTTACATGATTTATTGGTGAAACTCAAGAATGAAGGAAAAAAAGTACACATATACGGAGCATCTACCAAAGGAAATACCATATTGCAGTGGTGCGATATCAACAGTATGCTGGTGGAATATGCGGCAGAAAGAAATCCGGATAAATACGGTGCCTATACACTGGGTACCAATATCCCGATTATCAGCGAAGCGGAGAGCCGGGCGATGAATCCGGACTATTATCTGGTACTGCCCTGGCATTTCAAGGAAGAGTTCCTGGAAAGAGAAAAAGAAGCGCTGGAAAAAGGAACCGGATTTATTTTCCCGATTCCAACGATTGATATTTATAAAAAAAATAAGGGATCATGA